ACATGTTTCCTGAATTTCTCGGCGACTAAAGCtacaaaagttaaaattgttttaggaCCGTGAGAACTGCGAGTCAATCCACAACCGGTACGTACAGACAAAGAACAGGCAGTCAAATTGCTAAGCGTTCCCTTATAAACAAATGTGCGTACATGTCCTTGTGCTTACCCgtggggagggagggagagaggtaCTGACAGTGGAGTTGGAGGATGAGAAGGAGAGAGCGGAGTTGTTGGAGAGGTATGGGGTAATTAGGCAGAGGTAGGGGATAGGGGTGGACGAAAATCTGTCCATGGGGGCGATTTCGCGTCCATGTACATTATCTTCCTTGTCGATCGATTTGAGCATTTCGCCAAATTAGACGTTAAAGTAACGCGAGCGCgtgtcatatatatttctgtcgACAATGTGATTTTGACGCGCGTGATTTTGATCGATTCGAACAATTCAGTATTCGTTAATTGCGTTAATTAACGTGTCGTAATTGTGCTCGTAAAGTAATCAACGAGGAATTGAAATCAAACGAAACAACCAACGAAGTATGCGATCGTCGAAGATTGAAGATTCCATGAAAAATGCTGATGGGACAATGTCGAGAGCCGAGGAACACCGGATACGGTGAGTATTGTACACACATTCTTAAGATATTTTCCAGCATGACTCAGCTGGGCAATTCGTCGAAATCAGTGCGATATTTCGTATAAGCGACAGATCAGATGTGTTTGAACAAGACACACGTGAGTCAGCTTTAAACTGTTACCAATTATACGTGTAAGGATGTAGATACGTTTTCCATACGTACATATGTTTCtttgctttatttttgttttacctgctgataatatcaaattgaattttacttCTCACCAGATTGCTTCATTTTTGGGAAACAAAATaatcgtaacattttttaaattttaccactatttttaatattcaaaatgtgTTCAAAAACTATTATGTTCAAAAACTATTCTCGTATTACGGCAATAAAATTGTCAGAATTTCCATGAAAAATTtcccttttttatttcttgcgtAATCATACTTAGAAACACAATTTAGAGTTGAGAGTCATTTTTCATTAGTTAATCCTATGATTGAACATCTTACGGTACTCTTAGGTATATCTCCGGTATTTTAATCCTCTTGCTTCAAAGAATcactgaaattatttttgaagactTCCTATAATGTTACTCTGTGCCGCAAACTGTCTTTCGTTGAATAATAGTGATAGTTGACGTAGCCCTACGTCTACTTTCCTTCgctgaatactttaacatgaaatagtgacagttgacgtagttctacgtttttgtttgcggcacagttgttactgtgcccgtttttgtttctctttatatctttataaataaattagtaaaataatgtctatttaggtaaataaaACCGTTACCCACAAATTGGTCCAGGAAAGAGattacagatttatttaaaatagaaatcttttaatttataaaaattttatcatttaagtTATTGTTACGTAGTACGTTATACTAAAATTTCGGACGACACGTTAAATTTTTGAACACTTTAGACGACGCACGTTAGCTCAGGAATTCCGAGCGTCAATGTAAATGTTTAGTTTATCTTACGGTTATCGGACTGCCGTTGATAAGCTGAGGTCCAGATGGGGCCAAAAACTACGTTTCTAAAAGCTTCTAGAAGTTTCTAGAAAACCTCCCCCCTTGAGACGCGTAGAAAGTGGTGAGAATCTCGCGCGGGGGATTCTGGCCATTTTCGGGTATAAATAGGGCGGAAAACGCCGCGAAGACATAGATAGTGTTTTACTTCAGCTCTAACACATCATTTTTGGCTTCGTTAGTCACATAGTCTTAGACTTCGGCTCTCGACTTAACTCTTATTCGTTTTGTGTATCACATCTATTTGCTACAGTCCCAGACTTAAATCTGCAAAGATGCGTGCGTTAGCTTGTCTCGTATTTATCGCTCTAGCATACGTCATTCAAGGtacgaatttataaattatttattataataaatattttaccataataaaaaaaccaaTATAGAGATAGATATAGAGAGAGGTGCAACTACGTCTTtctaataatacatatagatagtataaaataaatatatatatatatatataaacatacatatataatacttctaaaaataattaattatataattaaaataattatataataaatatttatataataaataattatataataaatatataattatataataaaaatagtactTCTTgaatcttaaattttaaatatcaataacttcagtcttcaattaattaattatataaacggatatacaaaaatacatacgTATCTCTGTATTCTCTAAATAATGTGTAActttaacgttaaaaattaatatagcgTGAACGATGAAAATCTGTAACTTTCCTGAGCATACGGCTCACTTAGCCGTAAAATTGACACaatgttttattgttattgttaaaagtgtatgtaataatgtaacaaatattaatttcggcGTATATTaacatgattaatttatttttgtccaTAAGGAGCTCAATCACTTTATGGTGGAAAGGATGCTCCCATCGGCAAATTTCCGTATCAAGTTTCATTGAGATATAACGGTAAACACTATTGCGGTGGATCTATCCTCAATAATCGTAATATATTAACCGCAGGATTTTGTGTCAGAAGGTATGTTACATTCAGACATTCTGAACCTATGTCaatatctcatttttaattttcattttcgaaAAGTTTTCTATCTCTTATAGTTTCGGAGATATTCGACCCGAAAGAGAAAAACCGATTCTTTCGAAGGGGTGTTTCACCCCCTAAAGATGAATTGGTGctcctataaaaaaatacgtgtctgtTTTTGTGTTTAACaacatacttaaaaaaaattcaaatcggAGCCGGACAGTTGTGATAGTTCCCAAGtatatacatacttatatgttcttttttttattgttaggTATCGGCATCGGTTAAATAATCTAAAGGTCCATGTCGGAACAAACTTCTTGAACGAATCAGGAGATGTTTATGACGTAGAAAGTGTTAGCATCCACGATAATTTAGACAATGTATACATCGCCTTAGTTCATCTTAAAACTCCTCTGAAATACAGCACGCTAGTGCAACCGATAAATCTTATGACAAGCGATGAGAATCTCGAGGGCAAGTCGTGCACGTTGACCGGATGGGGAACAAAGGTAATATCGAACTCATGATATCGGAATTTTCTAGTTCAATGTCTAAAATAAGGCActctttttaaagaaaaattcattattttctttttatatgtaatataacaaattgaaAGTAACAAGTGAAaagatatgtaataattatttattgtttgtcaTTTCTTTCGAATGTCCAAATacgcatttattttttttagaatggTGGAGAGCGAGATGGAGAGATTTCGAATAACTTGCAAGAAATTGAGTTGAGAGTTTATCCGCAAGAAGAGTGCGAGAGGAAATGGGgtgcaaaatatattcaaatttgtaCTTTGGCGGTAACAAAAGGAACTGGAGCGTGCGACGTAAACtgtcaattattaatattataaaacgaattgatacatatatgtttattatgttttacaacaccaaaagaatattaataatataaaaaattacattaatagcATCTAATAACATGCCGATTGTAATTAAGCTTAATACTGAAATTATTATAGCAACAATTTGCAATAgtaaacaatttattgttatttataatattaaaattttgttattaataatcgcATCTTTATTTCAGGGTGATTATTACGATGCTGGAAGCCCTTTAGTAGCCAATGGAACTCAAATTGGAATCGCTTCTTACCCCTGCTATATGGGACCTCCATACTTTTACGCAACAGCATCAACAAGTTTCATAACATggatatttgcaaatttaaagaattaaaaaatatatagatattatttaatttttaacataccATTATTAACAtaccactttgttttatataattttaa
The window above is part of the Temnothorax longispinosus isolate EJ_2023e chromosome 8, Tlon_JGU_v1, whole genome shotgun sequence genome. Proteins encoded here:
- the LOC139817782 gene encoding chymotrypsin-1-like; translated protein: MLMGQCREPRNTGYGAQSLYGGKDAPIGKFPYQVSLRYNGKHYCGGSILNNRNILTAGFCVRRFKSEPDSCDSSQVYTYLYVLFFIVRYRHRLNNLKVHVGTNFLNESGDVYDVESVSIHDNLDNVYIALVHLKTPLKYSTLVQPINLMTSDENLEGKSCTLTGWGTKNGGERDGEISNNLQEIELRVYPQEECERKWGAKYIQICTLAVTKGTGACDGDYYDAGSPLVANGTQIGIASYPCYMGPPYFYATASTSFITWIFANLKN